A genome region from Setaria italica strain Yugu1 chromosome III, Setaria_italica_v2.0, whole genome shotgun sequence includes the following:
- the LOC101774688 gene encoding proline-rich receptor-like protein kinase PERK8 → MAPAPSPAPAASSRPTATPADPAATPPAAAAPPPASPPPRAAPPSSRSQAPPPPRPTASPPPAPARPVAPAPRPPPLAPPPTSPPPSAPPAPSLSPPRTHPPESPAPASPPAGASPPVPVPSAPTRHKPLPTPATAADPAHTSKNPNPSKPSSSGPPPGSPSAPLGGRGVIVAIAAVLAVLVLSLIVTAVWFANKRKRKRKDGYRADFMSPTSPFSSNQPSSGSANVGSSIDPSVHTSYSAGSPRLKQCLSDISMGNSRFFSYEELYQITDGFSAQKLLGEGGFGSVYKGRLPDGTYVAIKRLKDGGGQGEREFQAEVEIISRVHHRHLVSLVGYCISNDQRLLVYDFVPNNTLHYHLHGQGMPVLKWSTRIKIAAGAARGIAYLHEDCHPRIIHRDIKSSNILLDNNFEAKVADFGLARLALDAVTHVTTRVMGTFGYMAPEYASSGKLTERSDVFSFGVVLLELITGRKPVDASRPLGDESLVEWARPLLSRALDTGDLEGLVDPRLEKQLDVPEMFRMIEAAAACIRHSASRRPRMSQVVRVLESLADIDLTNGVQPGQSQLFNVANTAEIRMFQRMVAGAQDDSSDLSLYGWSRGTDAAPDSRIL, encoded by the exons ATGGCCCCCGCCCCGTCCCCGGCGCCAGCCGCGTCGTCGCGGCCCACTGCCACACCGGCCGACCCCGCTGCCACTCCAcctgccgcggccgcgcccccgcccgcctccccgccgccgcgcgccgcccctccgTCCTCCCGCTCGCaggctcctccacctccgcgacctactgcctcgccgccgcccgccccggcgCGGCCAGTTGCTCCTGctccaaggccgccgccgctcgcgccccctccgacgtccccgccgccgtctgccCCTCCGGCGCCCTCGCTCTCTCCGCCAAGAACGCATCCGCCAGAGTCTCCGGCCCCTGCGTCACCTCCCGCCGGCGCTTCGCCGCCCGTGCCGGTGCCATCAGCGCCGACGAGGCACAAGCCATTGCCTACGCCTGCCACTGCGGCTGACCCGGCGCACACGAGCAAGAACCCAAATCCCAGCAAGCCGTCCAGCTCGGGCCCGCCCCCCGGGAGCCCATCCGCCCCACTTGGCGGCCGTGGTGTCATCGTAGCCATCGCTGCGGTGCTCGCTGTTCTTGTGCTTAGCCTCATAGTCACAGCAGTTTGGTTCGCCAACAAGCGCAAGAGGAAGCGAAAGGATGGTTACAGAGCTGATTTCATGTCGCCTACATCACCTTTTTCTTCGAACCAACCTTCAA GTGGTTCAGCAAATGTAGGCTCGTCAATTGATCCTTCTGTCCACACCAGCTATAGCGCGGGGAGCCCCAGGCTGAAACAATGCTTGTCCGATATCAGCATGGGAAACTCCAGGTTCTTCTCATATGAGGAGCTGTATCAGATTACTGACGGTTTCTCAGCCCAGAAGCTTCTAGGTGAGGGAGGCTTTGGATCGGTGTACAAGGGCCGCCTGCCAGATGGTACATACGTCGCCATTAAACGACTAAAGGATGGTGGCGGACAAGGGGAACGTGAGTTCCAGGCTGAAGTGGAGATAATTAGTCGGGTGCATCACCGTCACTTGGTTTCTCTTGTGGGATATTGCATTTCCAATGACCAAAGATTACTTGTATATGACTTTGTGCCTAATAACACCCTACATTATCATCTTCACG GACAAGGAATGCCTGTGTTAAAATGGTCCACCAGGATTAAAATTGCTGCCGGTGCTGCTCGTGGAATTGCTTACTTGCATGAAGATT GCCATCCAAGGATAATTCATCGAGACATCAAGTCCTCAAACATTTTGTTGGATAACAACTTTGAGGCAAAG GTGGCTGATTTTGGTCTTGCGAGGTTGGCATTGGATGCTGTAACACATGTAACAACCCGTGTTATGGGCACATTTGG GTACATGGCTCCGGAGTATGCATCAAGCGGTAAATTGACCGAGAGATCGGATGTATTCTCTTTTGGTGTAGTCCTCTTAGAGCTTATTACTGGTCGAAAACCTGTTGATGCATCGAGACCGCTGGGTGACGAGAGCCTCGTCGAGTGG GCTAGGCCATTGCTTTCTCGAGCTCTGGATACAGGCGATTTGGAAGGGTTGGTTGACCCCAGGCTTGAGAAGCAGTTGGATGTACCGGAGATGTTCCGTATGATCGAggctgctgcagcctgcatTCGGCACTCAGCATCAAGGAGGCCCAGAATGAGCCAG GTGGTGCGGGTTCTTGAAAGCTTAGCGGACATTGACTTAACAAATGGAGTTCAGCCTGGGCAAAGCCAGCTTTTCAACGTGGCCAACACGGCGGAGATCAGGATGTTCCAGCGGATGGTGGCCGGTGCTCAAGATGACAGCTCCGACTTGAGCCTATACGGTTGGAGTAGAGGCACTGACGCCGCCCCGGATTCCAGGATCTTGTGA
- the LOC101773339 gene encoding uncharacterized protein LOC101773339, whose translation MADPDELGRRLAAVGVSEPPAAAAALESSNNNLFQVMRAVEDAEATIRQQLEENSRLKDELMLKTQELHRIRSEATNTNQTSSRGIHQDRTLDSNTNAFSSAPLGSTAESFKWGAGEPMLQDAMRHRYLEATQSNGIPRKFSGDQSAADSAFPSQLSTPSSRSLSPTRHRKEPDYDSRFNLSGQGVLPVSELNSNAIWKQDLLAKVKEHEEEIAQLRRHLSDYSVKETQILNEKHLLEKRIAYMRMAFDQQQQDLVDAASKALSYRQDIIEENIRLTYALQAAHQERSTFVQSLLPLLSEYNLQPSVLDAQSIVSNLKVLFKHLQEKLIITEEKLKESQYQITPWRAESSNNTSAAAQSPSHPTGNALVKANLDIVPQQAYSHVRSPASSPVRARRDWDLLGNESRQAIQSEVATTNAEHDNIGRTSPSTSNHNMKDVPQGTEHDSRAVRFNIESKDQNPSFKDLIRSDASENLEGAEAQIPQEPSAQWESEGSPNLASGLDDANPQYPYLPTVLEEPSSSFSEVAEDDPLPAIDGLRITGEAFPGRELQASGYSINGTTSCNFEWVRHLDDGSVNFIEGARQPTYLVTADDVDSVLAIEVQPLDDRKRKGEIVKVYANDQRKITCDPETKELIKKILSMGHVSYEVLLPVRFLDMWEPAVLAIKREGYSIKCNGQRGVVVTEKFQQSMTINVPYGRPTEFSIVSADGAEYNLKPAENAPSRDAIVLILRLFRMKAVEKSKGRRKGIFFK comes from the exons ATGGCCGATCCCGACGAGCTCGGCCGGCGGCTCGCCGCGGTCGGCGTCTCCGAGCCtcctgccgccgcggccgcgctcgagagcagcaacaacaacctcTTCCAGGTGATGCGCGCCGTGGAGGACGCGGAGGCGACCATCCGCCAGCAG CTGGAGGAGAACAGCCGGTTGAAGGACGAACTGATGCTCAAGACGCAGGAGCTCCACCGAATT AGGTCGGAAGCCACGAATACAAACCAAACTTCCTCTCGTGGGATCCATCAGGATCGCACCCTGGACAGCAACACAAACGCCTTCTCCAGTGCTCCGCTTGGGAGTACCGCAGAGTCCTTCAAATGGGGAGCTGGGGAGCCCATGCTGCAGGATGCTATGAGGCACAGGTACCTCGAGGCCACCCAGTCTAATGGAATTCCCAGGAAATTTTCAGGGGACCAGAGCGCCGCTGACAGTGCATTCCCATCTCAACTATCGACTCCGTCATCTCGTTCCCTTTCACCAACTAG GCACCGCAAAGAACCGGACTATGATTCTAGGTTCAACTTATCTGGACAAGGTGTGCTGCCTGTTTCAGAGCTCAACTCAAACGCCATCTGGAAGCAG GATCTTCTTGCTAAGGTTAAAGAACATGAGGAGGAGATTGCACAGTTGAGAAGGCACCTTTCTGATTACTCTGTGAAG GAAACCCAAATACTTAATGAGAAACATCTCTTGGAGAAACGGATTGCATATATGCGCATG gCGTTCGATCAGCAGCAGCAAGATTTGGTTGATGCTGCATCGAAAGCTTTGTCTTACAGACAAGACATTATTGAAGAAAACATCCGTCTGACATACGCATTGCAG GCAGCACATCAAGAGAGATCAACATTCGTTCAGTCTTTATTGCCTCTTCTATCAGAATATAACCTTCAGCCTTCTGTTCTTGATGCTCAATCCATTGTCAGCAATCTGAAG GTTCTGTTTAAGCATTTGCAAGAAAAACTTATTATTACTGAG GAGAAACTTAAGGAATCACAATACCAGATTACTCCATGGCGTGCTGAATCTTCAAATAATACAAGTGCTGCTGCGCAGTCACCTTCTCATCCTACTGGAAATGCATTG GTAAAAGCCAACCTTGACATTGTGCCCCAGCAAGCATATTCTCATGTTCGGTCTCCAGCTTCTTCTCCTGTTCGAGCTAGACGGGACTGGGATTTGTTAGGGAATGAAAGCCGTCAGGCCATTCAAAGTGAGGTTGCCACAACGAATGCAGAGCATGATAACATTGGAAGGACCTCTCCTTCAACCAG CAACCACAATATGAAGGATGTTCCTCAAGGAACTGAACATGATTCGCGTGCTGTTCGATTTAACATTGAATCCAAGGATCAAAACCCATCATTCAAGGACCTTATTAGGAGTGATGCCTCAGAAAATCTGGAGGGAGCTGAAGCCCAAATTCCACAAGAACCTTCTGCACAATGGGAGTCTGAAGGCTCACCTAATTTGGCATCTGGCCTTGATGATGCAAATCCGCAATACCCTTATCTTCCTACCGTCCTTGAGGAGCCTAGTTCTTCTTTTTCCGAAG TTGCAGAGGATGATCCATTGCCAGCCATAGATGGGCTACGAATCACAGGTGAAGCCTTTCCTGGAAGAGAACTTCAAGCAAGTGGGTACTCCATCAATGGGACCACAAGTTGTAATTTTGAG TGGGTACGTCATTTGGATGATGGATCAGTAAATTTCATAGAAG GTGCACGGCAGCCCACCTATCTAGTAACCGCTGATGATGTGGACTCTGTACTAGCGATTGAAGTCCAGCCTCTGGATGACAGAAAAAGAAAG GGGGAGATTGTGAAGGTTTATGCTAATGATCAAAGAAAAATTACATGTG ATCCTGAAACCAAGGAGCTTATCAAGAAAATTCTTTCTATGGGGCATGTGTCTTATGAAGTTTTGTTACCT GTTAGGTTTTTAGATATGTGGGAACCAGCTGTCTTGGCAATAAAGAGGGAAGGTTACAGCATTAAGTGTAATGGACAGCGTGGTGTCGTCGTTACAGAGAAATTCCAGCAATCCATGACT ATCAATGTCCCATATGGCCGTCCTACTGAATTTTCAATTGTGTCTGCTGATGGTGCTGAGTACAATCTAAAGCCTGCAGAAAATGCCCC ATCACGAGATGCCATTGTTCTAATATTAAGGCTGTTCAGAATGAAG GCCGTTGAGAAGagtaaaggaagaagaaagggcaTATTCTTCAAGTAG
- the LOC101774280 gene encoding phospholipid-transporting ATPase 10: MAGEQGDDPNPDRRRRRRRRASLRLSRLYSFACGRRPSVADDRSESRIGGPGYSRVVNAGAAALRLQQQQQDPTAAEQLTIASSSNSISTTKYSLLTFLPKSLFEQFRRVANVYFLATACLTYTDLAPFSSTTAVLPLVIVIVATMVKEAVEDWRRKQQDTEVNNRRTRIFHDGAFLDAKWKDIRVGDIVKVEKDEFFPADLVLLSSSYEDAICYVETMNLDGETNLKLKQSLEATSSSLPDDESFGGFGAVIRCEDPNAHLYSFVGNIEIEGQEPQQQQHPLSPQQLLLRDSKLRNTDFVYGAVVFTGHDTKVMQNAMKAPSKRSNIERKMDRIIYLLLSSLVLISVVGSIFFGIATRDDLRDGRMKRWYLRPDDTTIYFDPNRAAISSVLHFLTAMMLYGNFIPISLYISIEIVKLLQALFINQDIHMYHEETDTPAHARTSNLNEELGQVDTILTDKTGTLTCNSMEFIKCSIAGRAYGRGITEVERAMAKRKGTPMIADMDNGNQHFQPEGKVAVKGFNFTDERVMDGNWVSQPHSHVIEMFFRLLAVCHTCIPEVDEESGKISYEAESPDEAAFVVAARELGFTFYRRTQTDVFLHELDPVSGKQVDRSYRILNVLEFNSARKRMSVIVKNEEGKTFLFSKGADSVMFERLSGSQSAYREVTQQHINEYADAGLRTLVLAYRELEEDEYAYFDRKFTAAKNSISADRDEKIEEAADSLERDLILLGATAVEDKLQKGVPECVDKLAQAGIKIWVLTGDKMETAINIGYACSLLRQGMKQITITLETADIIALEKGSDKAAITKASKDSVVRQINEGKKLANASAGETYALIIDGKSLTYALEDDTKAMFLDLAIGCGSVICCRSSPKQKALVTRLVKTGTGKVTLAIGDGANDVGMIQEADIGVGISGAEGMQAVMASDVSIAQFRFLERLLLVHGHWCYSRISSMICYFFYKNITFGVTLFLYEAYTSFSGQAFYNDWALACYNVFFTSLPVVAMGVFDQDVSARFCLKFPMLYQEGPQNLLFRWRRILGWVAYGVVSAVIIFFLTTASLGHEAFRRGGEVADKAALGAAAYTCVVWAVNAQMAITVSYFTLVQHACIWASVALWYVFLAAYGAITPDFSTDYYMVFADALAGAPSYWAVTLLVPAAALVPYFAYAAAKSWFFPDYHNQIQWLRHRERAHPDPETSAGVEFGHALRQFSVRSTGVGVSARRDAAAVLRRINGTQQVHHADSPQQLEVS, encoded by the exons ATGGCCGGCGAGCAAGGGGACGACCCCAACCCcgacaggcggcggcggaggcggcggagggcgtcGCTGCGGCTCAGCAGGCTCTACAGCTTCGCGTGCGGCCGGCGGCCCAGCGTCGCAGACGACCGCTCCGAGTCCAGGATCGGGGGCCCGGGCTACTCGCGGGTGGtcaacgccggcgccgccgccctccgcctgcagcagcagcagcaggacccTACTGCAGCGGAGCAGCTCACCATCGccagctccagcaactccatctccaccaccaagTACAGCCTGCTCACCTTCCTGCCCAAGTCCCTCTTCGAGCAGTTCCGCCGCGTCGCCAACGTCtacttcctcgccaccgcctGCCTCACCTACACGGACCTCGcgcccttctcctccaccaccgccgtctTGCCgctcgtcatcgtcatcgtcgccACCATGGTCAAGGAGGCCGTCGAGGActggagaaggaagcagcag GACACCGAGGTGAACAACAGGAGGACCAGAATCTTCCACGACGGCGCCTTCCTCGACGCCAAATGGAAGGACATCCGCGTCGGCGACATCGTCAAGGTCGAGAAGGATGAGTTCTTCCCGGCCGACCTCGTCCTGCTCTCGTCCAGCTACGAGGACGCCATCTGCTATGTCGAGACCATGAACCTCGACGGCGAGACCAACCTGAAGCTCAAGCAGTCCCTGGAGGCCACCTCCAGCTCGCTGCCGGACGACGAGAGCTTCGGGGGCTTCGGGGCCGTGATAAGGTGCGAGGACCCCAACGCGCACCTCTACTCGTTCGTCGGCAACATCGAGATCGAAGGTCAggagccgcagcagcagcagcaccctcTCTCGCCGCAGCAGCTCCTCCTCAGGGACTCCAAGCTCCGCAACACCGACTTCGTGTACGGCGCCGTCGTCTTCACGGGCCATGACACCAAGGTTATGCAGAACGCCATGAAGGCCCCCTCCAAGAGGAGCAACATCGAGAGGAAGATGGACCGTATCATCTACCTCCTCCTGTCTTCGCTCGTCCTGATCTCGGTCGTCGGCTCCATTTTCTTCGGCATCGCAACCAGGGATGACCTGCGAGACGGCAGGATGAAGAGATGGTACCTTAGGCCTGATGACACCACCATCTACTTTGATCCGAACAGGGCAGCAATATCTTCAGTGCTCCACTTCTTGACAGCCATGATGCTTTACGGCAACTTCATCCCAATCTCCCTCTACATCTCCATCGAGATCGTCAAGCTCCTGCAGGCGCTCTTCATCAACCAGGACATCCACATGTACCATGAAGAGACCGACACGCCAGCTCATGCTAGAACGTCCAACTTGAATGAGGAGCTGGGCCAAGTCGACACGATCCTCACAGATAAAACCGGGACTTTGACttgcaactccatggagttcaTCAAATGTTCGATTGCGGGGAGGGCGTATGGTCGTGGCATCACAGAGGTCGAGAGAGCAATGGCCAAGAGGAAAGGCACCCCAATGATCGCCGACATGGACAATGGCAACCAGCATTTTCAGCCCGAGGGGAAGGTTGCAGTCAAAGGATTTAATTTCACGGATGAGCGCGTCATGGACGGTAACTGGGTTAGCCAACCCCACTCTCATGTCATCGAGATGTTCTTCCGGCTGCTGGCAGTTTGTCACACATGCATACCTGAAGTTGACGAAGAATCAGGGAAAATCTCATACGAAGCAGAGTCCCCCGATGAGGCAGCTTTTGTTGTTGCAGCACGGGAACTTGGTTTCACATTTTACCGACGGACTCAGACAGATGTTTTTCTACACGAGTTGGATCCTGTGTCCGGAAAACAAGTTGACAG ATCATATAGGATCTTGAATGTCCTTGAGTTCAACAGTGCTCGGAAGCGGATGTCAGTAATAGTTAAGAACGAGGAGGGGAAAACATTTCTGTTCAGTAAAGGCGCTGACAG TGTAATGTTTGAAAGGCTATCTGGTTCTCAGAGTGCGTATAGAGAAGTGACCCAACAGCACATAAATGAATACGCTGATGCTGGTTTGCGAACACTAGTTCTCGCATACCGTGAGCTGGAGGAGGATGAATATGCATATTTTGACAGAAAGTTCACAGCAGCCAAGAATTCTATCAGTGCTGATAGAGATGAAAAGATCGAAGAGGCTGCAGATTCGCTGGAGAGGGATCTTATCCTTCTTGGTGCTACTGCTGTTGAGGATAAACTACAAAAGGGG GTGCCTGAATGCGTTGACAAACTTGCTCAAGCTGGCATCAAGATATGGGTGCTGACAGGCGACAAGATGGAGACCGCTATCAACATTGG ATATGCCTGCAGTCTATTAAGACAAGGAATGAAGCAAATAACCATTACTCTGGAGACAGCAGATATCATTGCGTTGGAGAAAGGCAGCGATAAGGCTGCCATAACCAAG GCATCAAAGGATAGTGTGGTGCGGCAAATAAATGAGGGAAAGAAACTTGCAAATGCATCTGCTGGTGAAACCTATGCCTTGATTATTGACGGGAAGTCGCTTACATATGCGCTGGAGGACGACACGAAGGCAATGTTCCTTGATCTTGCAATTGGTTGCGGATCAGTCATTTGCTGCCGTTCTTCACCCAAGCAGAAAGCACTT GTGACTAGGCTTGTCAAAACTGGCACTGGTAAGGTCACATTGGCAATTGGTGATGGTGCGAACGATGTCGGCATGATTCAGGAGGCAGATATTGGGGTTGGGATCAGTGGTGCTGAAGGAATGCAG GCCGTCATGGCAAGTGATGTTTCCATCGCCCAGTTCCGCTTCCTGGAGCGCCTGCTACTTGTGCATGGCCATTGGTGCTACAGCAGGATCTCATCAATG ATATGCTACTTCTTCTACAAGAACATCACGTTTGGCGTGACCCTGTTCTTGTACGAGGCGTACACATCGTTTTCAGGCCAGGCTTTCTACAACGACTGGGCGCTGGCGTGCTACAACGTCTTCTTCACGTCGCTCCCTGTGGTCGCCATGGGCGTCTTCGACCAGGATGTTTCTGCTCGCTTCTGTCTCAAG TTCCCGATGCTGTACCAGGAGGGCCCTCAGAACCTGCTGTTCCGGTGGCGGAGGATCCTCGGGTGGGTGGCGTACGGCGTCGTCAGCGCCGtgatcatcttcttcctcaccacGGCGTCGCTGGGGCACGAGGCGTTCCGGCGGGGCGGGGAGGTGGCCGACAAGGCGGCGCTCGGCGCCGCGGCGTACACGTGCGTGGTCTGGGCCGTGAACGCCCAGATGGCGATCACAGTGAGCTACTTCACCCTGGTCCAGCACGCCTGCATCTGGGCCAGCGTCGCCCTCTGGTACGTCTTCCTCGCCGCGTACGGCGCCATCACGCCAGACTTCTCCACCGACTACTACATGGTGTTCGCCGACGCGCTGGCGGGGGCGCCGTCGTACTGGGCGGTGACGCTGCTGGtgcccgccgcggcgctggTGCCCTACTTCGCCTACGCCGCGGCCAAGTCGTGGTTCTTCCCGGACTACCACAACCAGATACAGTGGCTGCGGCACAGGGAGAGGGCGCACCCGGACCCGGAGACCAGCGCCGGCGTCGAGTTCGGCCACGCCCTGCGCCAGTTCTCGGTGCGGTCCACCGGCGTCGGCGTGTCGGCGcgccgcgacgccgcggcggtgctCCGCCGCATCAACGGCACGCAGCAGGTTCACCACGCGGATTCGCCACAGCAGCTGGAGGTGTCGTGA